The Austwickia sp. genome includes a region encoding these proteins:
- a CDS encoding ATP-binding protein, whose amino-acid sequence MTTRSTASAPPLPAELEELLRRLRLPHIRRHAPEVVATAKAQRWEPAEVLKALFAEEVAGRERSALVTRRASAGFPTGKTFDAWQPEASSIPVPTQQALRTLEWVHRRENLVVCGPSGTGKTFLLEALGQQAVEAGLKVAWFTLEDLGVLLRRHRADDTVTKAIARVLRADLVIVDDIGLLPVAADAAEGLYRLVDAAYEKRSVAISSNLHPSGFDELMPKTLATATVDRLLHHAHVCQTSGDSVRLTQALAGQGVSPLN is encoded by the coding sequence ATGACGACGAGAAGCACGGCGTCAGCACCGCCGCTGCCAGCCGAACTGGAGGAGCTGTTGCGCCGGTTGCGGCTGCCGCACATCCGTCGTCACGCACCCGAGGTCGTCGCAACCGCGAAAGCCCAACGCTGGGAGCCCGCCGAGGTGTTGAAGGCGCTGTTCGCCGAGGAGGTCGCCGGCCGGGAGCGTTCCGCACTTGTCACCCGGCGAGCGTCGGCGGGCTTCCCCACCGGGAAGACCTTCGACGCGTGGCAGCCCGAGGCATCCTCGATCCCAGTCCCGACCCAGCAGGCGCTCCGCACCCTGGAATGGGTCCACCGCCGCGAGAACCTCGTGGTCTGCGGCCCGTCGGGCACCGGGAAGACGTTCCTGCTGGAGGCCCTTGGCCAGCAAGCCGTCGAGGCCGGGTTGAAGGTCGCCTGGTTCACCCTGGAAGACCTCGGCGTCCTACTCCGAAGGCACCGTGCGGACGACACTGTCACCAAGGCCATCGCCCGGGTCCTGCGCGCCGACCTGGTCATCGTCGATGACATCGGCCTGCTGCCGGTCGCCGCGGACGCCGCCGAGGGGCTCTACAGACTCGTCGACGCCGCCTATGAGAAGCGGTCAGTCGCGATCAGCTCGAACCTCCACCCCTCTGGGTTCGACGAGCTGATGCCCAAGACGCTGGCCACCGCCACGGTGGACCGACTGCTCCACCACGCCCACGTCTGCCAGACCAGCGGCGACAGCGTCCGGCTCACCCAAGCACTCGCCGGTCAAGGGGTGAGCCCGTTGAACTGA
- a CDS encoding IS21 family transposase has product MKSAEEIMEMLDAYDLTGSLRDAGELAGCSHHTVKRYVDRRAGGGELPAAAVRPMLIDEYLPKVEEWVERSVGKVRADVAHEKLLALGYGGSERTTRRAVAKVKKSYRAGHVRVHRPWVTEPGMWLQYDYGDGPVVDGVKTVLFVAWLAWSRFRVVLPIRDKTMPSVFAALDVTFRRLGGVPTYVLTDNEKTVTVEHIAGIPVRNPQLVAFAEHYSMVVHTCVPADPASKGGTESSVKISKADLVPKDTNLREGYASFAELEAACVEFCEKVNTRAHRVTRRPPIEMLAEERVRLHPVPMTPHTVAFGTTRVVPGNTPMVMFESGQYSVPHALLGATVWVRAHGVGEDEWVVIVHVGQDGPLEVARHRRATPGTPKIDDEHFPAQPSGPLDRQPRAKNPAESDFLDLGEGARLWLIEAAAAGTPRMRVKMAEALSLAKLFDPVEVDWALGHAAVHGRFAEADLSSILDHHARAPKAGEHRASEDSSLTQGTSAWARLGEQVGQHDGRDGNEVAR; this is encoded by the coding sequence TTGAAGTCTGCCGAGGAGATCATGGAAATGTTGGATGCCTACGACCTAACAGGTTCGTTGCGCGATGCCGGCGAGCTGGCTGGCTGCTCCCACCACACGGTGAAGCGGTACGTGGATCGCCGTGCTGGCGGCGGGGAGTTGCCGGCGGCGGCGGTGCGGCCGATGTTGATCGATGAGTATCTGCCCAAGGTCGAGGAGTGGGTCGAGCGGTCGGTCGGGAAGGTCCGTGCCGATGTGGCGCACGAGAAGCTGCTCGCCCTGGGCTACGGAGGGTCGGAGCGCACCACCCGCCGTGCGGTCGCGAAGGTCAAGAAGTCCTACCGGGCCGGACACGTGCGGGTGCACCGTCCCTGGGTGACTGAGCCGGGGATGTGGTTGCAGTACGACTACGGCGATGGCCCCGTCGTCGACGGCGTCAAGACCGTGCTGTTCGTCGCCTGGCTGGCTTGGTCGCGGTTCCGGGTCGTGTTGCCGATCCGCGACAAGACGATGCCCTCGGTGTTCGCTGCCCTGGACGTGACGTTCCGGCGGCTGGGTGGGGTGCCGACCTATGTGTTGACCGACAACGAGAAGACCGTCACGGTCGAGCACATCGCCGGAATTCCGGTGCGGAATCCGCAGCTGGTGGCGTTCGCCGAGCACTACTCGATGGTCGTGCACACCTGCGTCCCGGCCGATCCGGCGTCCAAGGGCGGCACCGAGTCGTCGGTGAAGATCAGCAAGGCCGACCTGGTCCCCAAGGACACCAACCTGCGCGAGGGGTACGCCTCGTTCGCCGAGCTCGAGGCGGCGTGCGTGGAGTTCTGCGAGAAGGTCAACACCCGAGCGCACCGGGTCACTCGTCGGCCACCGATCGAGATGCTCGCCGAGGAACGGGTCCGGCTGCACCCGGTCCCGATGACCCCGCACACGGTCGCGTTCGGCACCACGCGGGTGGTGCCGGGCAACACACCGATGGTGATGTTCGAGTCCGGCCAGTACTCGGTCCCGCATGCCCTGCTGGGTGCGACGGTGTGGGTCCGTGCCCATGGTGTCGGCGAGGACGAGTGGGTCGTCATCGTCCACGTCGGCCAGGACGGTCCCCTCGAAGTCGCCCGCCACCGCCGGGCCACACCCGGCACCCCGAAGATCGATGACGAGCACTTCCCAGCCCAGCCGTCCGGGCCACTGGACCGCCAGCCCCGTGCGAAGAACCCGGCCGAGTCCGACTTCCTCGACCTGGGCGAGGGCGCGAGGTTGTGGCTGATCGAGGCCGCCGCCGCAGGCACACCACGGATGCGCGTCAAGATGGCCGAAGCCCTCAGCTTGGCCAAGCTGTTCGACCCCGTCGAGGTCGACTGGGCACTGGGCCACGCCGCCGTGCACGGCCGGTTCGCCGAAGCAGACCTGTCCTCGATCCTGGACCACCACGCCCGAGCACCGAAAGCCGGTGAGCACCGGGCCAGCGAGGACTCCTCGCTGACCCAGGGCACCAGCGCATGGGCACGGCTCGGTGAACAGGTCGGCCAGCACGACGGCCGCGACGGGAACGAGGTGGCCCGATGA